The following proteins are encoded in a genomic region of Leptospira langatensis:
- a CDS encoding response regulator transcription factor: MKTSDVKVGIVENDENFRQQILKALESIPEIGGIYYWESAEAYLSDEKGRSLDILFLDIMLSNMNGVELAGKISARDPEISKIMLSNMNSDELIYESLRNGAIGYILKSELKDITDVIDTVLKGGAIITPTIAFRVLNSFKQKDISGEFKLTPKEKQILDEMVKGKTIGRVAEFLGVSKYTVQHHVKNIYKKLNVHNRAELVRKASDIGLLP, encoded by the coding sequence ATGAAGACATCCGATGTAAAAGTAGGGATCGTAGAGAACGACGAGAATTTCAGACAGCAAATCCTGAAGGCCTTGGAGTCGATTCCGGAGATAGGAGGCATTTATTATTGGGAATCAGCGGAAGCCTATCTCTCCGACGAGAAAGGGCGGAGCCTGGACATACTATTCTTGGATATTATGCTTTCGAATATGAACGGGGTGGAGCTGGCAGGAAAGATCTCTGCAAGGGATCCTGAGATCAGTAAGATCATGCTTTCCAATATGAATTCGGATGAGTTGATCTACGAATCCCTTCGAAATGGAGCGATCGGTTATATACTCAAGTCGGAACTTAAGGATATTACCGATGTGATAGATACGGTGCTCAAGGGAGGCGCTATCATTACTCCGACCATCGCCTTTCGAGTATTAAATAGTTTTAAGCAAAAGGATATTTCCGGGGAGTTCAAGCTTACCCCTAAGGAAAAGCAGATCCTAGACGAAATGGTAAAAGGGAAAACGATCGGAAGAGTGGCAGAGTTCTTAGGGGTGAGTAAGTATACGGTCCAACATCACGTTAAGAATATCTACAAAAAGCTCAACGTGCACAATAGGGCCGAGCTGGTAAGAAAGGCGAGCGATATCGGTCTATTACCTTAG
- the thiM gene encoding hydroxyethylthiazole kinase, whose amino-acid sequence MSVYKEKTWSAPEILADLKEVRAKAPLTHVLTNIVVTNWTANVLLAAGASPAMVIAEEEVSDFAAIAGGVLINVGTITSFDAKAIKAAAIAAQKAGTPWVLDPVAAGALRYRTEIATELLNYKPTVIRGNASEVLALAGASGGGKGVDSTAKSSEAVDIAKELAARTGAVVAVSGEIDYITDGKETIAVPGGHILMTKVTGVGCSLGALIASMLAVQKDRLQAAVSASAVFGHVGAIAAKKSQGTGSFAVSFLDELSNLAS is encoded by the coding sequence ATGTCAGTCTATAAAGAGAAAACTTGGTCGGCCCCCGAAATTCTTGCCGACCTAAAAGAAGTCAGAGCCAAGGCCCCCCTCACTCACGTACTTACAAATATAGTGGTCACCAACTGGACTGCGAATGTCCTTCTTGCAGCAGGAGCTTCTCCCGCCATGGTCATCGCAGAAGAAGAAGTCTCCGACTTTGCAGCGATCGCAGGAGGCGTTTTAATTAACGTAGGAACGATCACTAGTTTTGATGCAAAGGCGATCAAGGCTGCTGCAATTGCAGCTCAAAAAGCGGGGACCCCATGGGTCTTGGATCCAGTCGCGGCGGGAGCGCTCAGGTATAGAACGGAGATCGCAACCGAACTATTGAATTACAAGCCTACCGTGATCCGCGGGAATGCGTCCGAGGTCCTAGCGTTAGCCGGTGCTTCCGGAGGCGGTAAGGGAGTGGATTCTACTGCTAAGTCCAGCGAAGCAGTGGATATTGCAAAAGAACTCGCAGCACGAACAGGAGCAGTGGTCGCAGTCAGCGGGGAGATCGATTATATCACCGATGGAAAAGAGACTATAGCCGTTCCGGGAGGTCATATCCTGATGACTAAGGTGACTGGAGTAGGTTGTTCCTTAGGCGCACTCATCGCATCCATGTTAGCTGTCCAAAAGGACAGATTACAAGCTGCCGTTTCTGCTTCGGCCGTATTCGGTCATGTGGGAGCAATCGCTGCCAAGAAATCCCAGGGAACAGGAAGCTTTGCAGTCTCCTTCTTAGATGAGTTAAGTAATCTTGCTTCTTAA
- a CDS encoding YbhB/YbcL family Raf kinase inhibitor-like protein: MKRFQSFRNGLVLAVLLLAGSAFAADLKVTSSSVKEGAMIGNAQVFSSFGCTGENFSPDLQWTGAPKDTKFFAVTMYDPDAPTGSGWWHWTVFNIPADATGLAAKAGNEKGPLPAGAIQGRTDFGKPGYGGPCPPKGDKPHRYIFKVIALKDKIPLDADASGAMVGFYANSMKLAEGKLTAKFGR, from the coding sequence ATGAAGAGATTTCAATCTTTCCGAAACGGTTTGGTCTTAGCCGTTTTATTGTTAGCCGGTTCGGCATTTGCCGCGGATCTAAAGGTGACTAGTTCTTCTGTAAAAGAAGGTGCTATGATCGGGAACGCCCAAGTGTTTTCCAGTTTCGGCTGCACCGGAGAGAATTTTTCTCCGGACCTGCAATGGACCGGAGCCCCTAAGGACACTAAATTTTTCGCAGTGACCATGTACGATCCGGACGCTCCTACCGGAAGCGGTTGGTGGCATTGGACCGTCTTCAATATCCCTGCGGATGCGACCGGTCTTGCTGCTAAGGCAGGAAACGAGAAGGGACCACTTCCTGCAGGAGCCATCCAAGGAAGGACCGACTTCGGCAAACCGGGATATGGCGGACCTTGCCCTCCTAAGGGAGACAAGCCTCACCGTTATATCTTCAAAGTGATCGCTCTAAAAGACAAGATCCCTTTGGATGCTGACGCTTCCGGAGCCATGGTTGGATTCTATGCCAACTCTATGAAATTGGCAGAAGGAAAACTCACCGCTAAATTCGGACGATAA
- a CDS encoding helix-turn-helix domain-containing protein: protein MKRAIQSREGVGLAATVIQKSELYLARIVADLPTLVFVRKGTKTLKGNENEFVIREGEAVAIAGGQAFDVVNRPSGDEFQSAWIAFHPNVIQNYKPIRDDLENIESAFVFSPLGEGFTDAFRLATESITTRMNISEQIAAHRVTEILLWMGEFGKKFKVPSSETVSQKVRNLLSSTPARDWQAIDIADRLEISEATLRRRLAGENVSFSEILIDVRMSFALSLLQATDRSIGEIAKEAGYDSASRFAVRFRDRFGYSPTVLRKETSLTDRNGTILDRVRT from the coding sequence ATGAAACGAGCCATCCAATCCAGAGAAGGTGTCGGGTTAGCTGCCACAGTCATCCAGAAAAGTGAATTGTATTTGGCTCGGATCGTAGCCGATCTTCCTACACTCGTATTCGTTCGAAAAGGAACCAAGACCCTAAAAGGTAACGAGAATGAGTTCGTGATCCGAGAGGGAGAGGCAGTGGCAATCGCAGGAGGCCAGGCATTCGATGTGGTCAACCGTCCTTCCGGAGACGAATTCCAGTCCGCCTGGATCGCATTCCATCCGAATGTCATCCAAAACTACAAGCCCATTCGGGACGATCTGGAGAATATAGAATCCGCATTCGTATTCTCCCCATTAGGCGAAGGATTTACCGACGCATTCCGTCTTGCCACAGAATCCATCACCACTCGGATGAACATCTCGGAGCAGATCGCAGCTCATAGAGTGACGGAGATCCTTCTTTGGATGGGAGAGTTTGGAAAGAAATTCAAGGTCCCTTCTTCTGAAACTGTGTCCCAAAAGGTGCGTAATCTTTTAAGCTCTACCCCGGCCCGAGATTGGCAGGCAATCGATATAGCGGACCGATTGGAAATTAGCGAGGCGACCTTGCGAAGAAGGCTGGCTGGAGAGAATGTCTCTTTCTCCGAAATACTCATAGACGTTCGAATGTCCTTTGCCCTGTCCCTATTGCAGGCAACAGATCGCTCCATTGGTGAGATCGCTAAGGAAGCAGGATACGATTCCGCTTCCAGGTTTGCGGTCCGATTCCGGGACAGATTTGGCTATTCCCCCACTGTTCTCCGAAAGGAAACAAGCCTAACTGATCGGAACGGCACAATCCTTGATCGAGTCCGGACATAA